Proteins encoded together in one Pseudomonas arsenicoxydans window:
- the ssuB gene encoding aliphatic sulfonates ABC transporter ATP-binding protein: protein MTAQQPPRLLRGIPLVVRKLQKTFGSRQVLREIDLHIPAGQFVAVVGRSGCGKSTLLRLLAGLDKPTGGELLAGSAPLSDAREDTRLMFQEARLLPWKKVIDNVGLGLKGNWRPQALEALESVGLADRANEWPAALSGGQKQRVALARALIHQPRLLLLDEPLGALDALTRIEMQQLIERLWQKHGFTVLLVTHDVSEAVAIADRVILIEEGEVGLDLHVELPRPRVRGSHRLAALETEVLNRVLSLPGQPPEPEPVSPLPTQLRWAQ, encoded by the coding sequence ATGACGGCTCAACAACCTCCACGCCTGCTGCGCGGTATTCCGCTGGTGGTGCGCAAACTGCAGAAGACGTTTGGTTCGCGGCAGGTCTTGCGCGAGATCGATCTGCACATCCCGGCGGGTCAGTTTGTCGCCGTGGTCGGTCGCAGCGGTTGCGGCAAAAGCACCTTGCTGCGCTTGCTCGCCGGTCTGGACAAACCCACCGGCGGCGAACTGCTGGCCGGTTCCGCGCCGCTGAGCGATGCGCGGGAAGACACTCGATTGATGTTCCAGGAAGCACGTCTGCTGCCATGGAAAAAGGTCATCGACAACGTCGGTCTCGGTCTCAAGGGCAACTGGCGGCCGCAAGCGCTGGAAGCGTTGGAGTCGGTCGGCCTGGCGGATCGTGCCAACGAATGGCCGGCGGCCCTGTCCGGTGGCCAGAAGCAACGAGTGGCCCTGGCCCGCGCGCTGATCCATCAACCGCGCTTGTTGTTGCTCGACGAGCCACTGGGTGCACTGGATGCCCTGACCCGTATTGAAATGCAGCAACTGATCGAACGGCTCTGGCAGAAGCACGGCTTCACCGTGTTGCTGGTAACCCACGACGTCAGTGAAGCGGTGGCGATTGCCGATCGGGTGATCCTGATCGAAGAGGGCGAAGTCGGCCTCGACCTGCACGTTGAGCTCCCGCGCCCTCGCGTGCGCGGCTCTCATCGGCTGGCGGCGCTGGAAACCGAAGTCCTTAATCGCGTGCTGTCGCTGCCCGGCCAGCCGCCGGAACCGGAACCTGTTTCACCCTTGCCTACGCAACTGCGCTGGGCGCAATAG
- a CDS encoding glutamine amidotransferase — protein sequence MSRLPLIGVAICSRQIGLHAYHISGDTGAHAVASAVPGFPAILPMLMDDVSPSDILDRRDDTPITVTSFNIEPIHNSGSAMAQGTARDSARLAFAARFEKHDSLS from the coding sequence ATGTCTCGCCTGCCGTTAATCGGCGTCGCCATCTGCTCTAGGCAGATCGGTCTGCATGCTTATCACATCAGTGGCGACACTGGCGCCCATGCCGTGGCCTCGGCGGTCCCGGGCTTCCCGGCAATCCTCCCGATGCTGATGGATGACGTGTCCCCGTCCGATATTCTGGACAGGCGCGATGACACCCCCATTACGGTTACTTCATTCAATATAGAACCAATTCACAATAGCGGCTCGGCGATGGCGCAGGGCACCGCTCGTGATTCTGCACGCCTGGCATTTGCCGCGCGGTTCGAAAAACACGATAGCTTGTCGTAG
- a CDS encoding polyamine ABC transporter substrate-binding protein, with protein sequence MPIFSLLRNAVLAGAGLTLAVSVQAAGTVHIYNWSDYIGSTTLADFQKESGIKPVYDVFDSNETLEGKLLAGHTGYDVVVPSNHFLGKQIKAGAFQKLDKSKLTNYANLDPVLLKRLEQNDPGNQYAVPYLWGTNGIGYNVDKIKAVLGVDKIDSWSAVFEPENIKKLQSCGVAFLDSADEMMPTVLNYMGLNANSTNPEDYKKAEAKLLAVRPYVTYFHSSKYIADLANGDICIAIGFSGDMFQAKARATEAGKGMNIAYTIPKEGGALWFDMLAIPKDAANVKEAHAFINYLLKPEVIAQVSDSVGYANPNPGSDKLMEQSIRTDESVYPPQAILDKTYVSVELPPNIQRLMTRSWTKVKTGK encoded by the coding sequence TTGCCTATTTTTTCTTTGTTGCGCAATGCCGTACTGGCCGGCGCCGGACTGACACTGGCTGTCAGCGTCCAGGCCGCGGGTACCGTGCATATTTATAACTGGTCCGACTACATCGGCTCGACCACCCTGGCCGACTTCCAGAAAGAATCCGGCATCAAACCGGTTTATGACGTTTTCGACTCTAACGAAACCCTGGAAGGCAAGTTGCTGGCCGGGCACACCGGCTACGACGTGGTCGTGCCGTCCAATCACTTCCTTGGCAAGCAGATCAAGGCCGGCGCTTTCCAGAAGCTCGACAAGTCGAAGCTGACCAACTATGCCAATCTCGACCCGGTGCTGCTCAAGCGCCTGGAGCAAAACGATCCGGGTAACCAATACGCCGTACCGTACCTCTGGGGCACTAACGGCATCGGTTACAACGTCGACAAGATCAAGGCAGTATTGGGCGTCGACAAGATCGATTCCTGGAGCGCCGTGTTCGAACCGGAAAATATCAAGAAGCTGCAAAGCTGTGGCGTGGCGTTCCTCGACTCCGCCGATGAAATGATGCCCACGGTCCTCAACTACATGGGCCTCAACGCCAACAGCACCAACCCTGAAGATTACAAAAAGGCCGAAGCCAAGTTGCTGGCCGTGCGGCCTTACGTGACCTACTTCCACTCGTCCAAGTACATCGCAGACCTGGCCAACGGCGATATCTGCATCGCGATCGGCTTCTCCGGTGACATGTTTCAGGCGAAGGCCCGGGCAACTGAGGCCGGCAAAGGCATGAACATCGCCTACACCATTCCCAAAGAGGGCGGCGCGCTCTGGTTCGACATGCTGGCGATCCCCAAGGATGCGGCCAACGTCAAGGAAGCCCACGCCTTCATCAACTACTTGTTGAAACCCGAGGTGATCGCACAGGTCAGTGATTCTGTTGGCTATGCGAACCCCAACCCTGGCTCGGACAAATTGATGGAACAGTCCATCCGCACTGACGAGTCGGTTTATCCACCGCAAGCAATCCTCGACAAGACCTACGTGTCGGTCGAGTTACCACCAAACATTCAACGTTTGATGACCCGCAGCTGGACCAAGGTCAAGACGGGTAAATAG
- a CDS encoding TetR/AcrR family transcriptional regulator, with the protein MTRPATIRKPRARSQARIDSILDAARTLLAAEGVASLSIYSVAERAQIPPSSVYHFFASVPALLEALTADVHAAFRACLQAPIDHSALKDWRDLSRLVEQRMLDIYDHDAAARQLILAQHGLTEVTQADRQHDIELGDLMHKLFDHHFELPKLPRDVDVFALAMELGDRVYARSVQQHGQITPRMAEEGMRVFDAYLGLYLPPYLHKRVMPA; encoded by the coding sequence ATGACGCGCCCCGCCACCATCCGCAAACCCCGCGCACGCAGTCAGGCCCGGATCGACTCGATACTCGATGCCGCCCGCACGCTGCTGGCAGCCGAAGGCGTGGCGAGTCTGTCGATCTACAGCGTCGCCGAACGCGCGCAGATACCGCCCTCCTCCGTCTACCATTTCTTCGCCAGCGTCCCGGCGCTGCTTGAAGCGCTGACCGCCGACGTTCACGCCGCGTTTCGCGCCTGCCTGCAAGCGCCCATCGATCACAGCGCGCTCAAAGACTGGCGCGACCTGTCGCGACTCGTCGAACAACGCATGCTCGACATCTACGATCACGACGCGGCCGCTCGCCAACTCATTCTCGCCCAGCACGGGCTGACCGAAGTCACCCAGGCCGACCGTCAGCACGACATCGAGTTGGGCGACCTGATGCACAAACTGTTCGACCACCACTTCGAATTGCCAAAGCTGCCGAGGGACGTTGACGTGTTTGCGCTGGCAATGGAGTTGGGTGATCGGGTCTATGCACGCTCGGTGCAGCAGCACGGGCAGATCACGCCGCGCATGGCTGAAGAAGGGATGCGGGTGTTTGATGCGTATCTGGGGTTGTACTTGCCACCCTACTTACACAAGCGCGTCATGCCTGCCTGA
- the ssuC gene encoding aliphatic sulfonate ABC transporter permease SsuC codes for MKKIIHNLAPWALPVLLLAVWQLSVSAGWLSTRILPAPIAVIEAGVSLVRSGEIWTHLAISGWRAALGFTIGGSIGLVLGFITGLSKWGERLLDSSVQMIRNVPHLALIPLVILWFGIDESAKIFLVALGTLFPIYLNTYHGIRNVDPALVEMSRSYGLSGFSLFRQVILPGALPSILVGVRFALGFMWLTLIVAETISASSGIGYLAMNAREFLQTDVVVLAILLYAVLGKLADLAARGLERVWLRWHPAYQVAKGGAA; via the coding sequence ATGAAGAAAATTATCCACAACCTCGCACCTTGGGCGTTGCCGGTGTTGCTGCTGGCGGTGTGGCAGTTGTCAGTGTCGGCGGGCTGGTTGTCGACACGGATTCTGCCGGCACCCATCGCGGTCATTGAAGCCGGTGTGAGCCTGGTGCGCAGCGGCGAAATCTGGACGCACTTGGCAATCAGCGGCTGGCGCGCGGCGCTGGGTTTCACCATCGGTGGCAGCATCGGTCTGGTGCTGGGCTTCATCACCGGCCTGTCGAAATGGGGCGAGCGCCTGCTCGACAGTTCGGTACAGATGATCCGCAACGTGCCGCACCTGGCGTTGATACCACTGGTGATCCTGTGGTTCGGCATCGACGAGTCGGCGAAGATTTTTCTGGTGGCGCTGGGCACGTTGTTCCCGATCTACCTGAACACCTATCACGGCATCCGCAACGTTGATCCGGCGTTGGTGGAAATGTCGCGCAGTTATGGCTTGTCCGGTTTCAGCCTGTTCCGTCAGGTGATCCTGCCGGGTGCGCTGCCGTCGATTCTGGTCGGTGTGCGTTTCGCCCTTGGCTTCATGTGGCTGACGCTGATCGTGGCAGAGACCATCTCCGCCAGTTCCGGCATCGGCTACCTGGCGATGAATGCGCGGGAGTTCTTGCAGACTGACGTGGTGGTGCTGGCGATTCTTTTGTATGCGGTGCTCGGCAAACTCGCCGACCTCGCAGCCCGTGGTCTTGAGCGCGTCTGGCTGCGCTGGCATCCGGCTTATCAGGTTGCCAAGGGAGGTGCGGCATGA
- a CDS encoding TOBE domain-containing protein — protein MTIKAINVRNQFKGSIKEIVLGDVLSEIDVQTASGIVTSVITTRSVKELELVVGSEVIAFVKSTEVSIAKL, from the coding sequence ATGACTATCAAAGCCATCAACGTTCGTAACCAGTTCAAAGGCTCGATCAAGGAAATCGTGCTGGGGGACGTACTGTCGGAAATCGACGTGCAGACCGCTTCCGGCATCGTCACTTCGGTGATTACCACGCGCTCGGTCAAAGAGCTGGAACTTGTGGTTGGCAGCGAAGTGATCGCCTTCGTGAAATCCACCGAGGTGTCGATCGCCAAGTTGTAA
- a CDS encoding glutamine synthetase family protein: MSHNLDQLTDWLKDHKITEVECMIADLTGITRGKISPTNKFIAEKGMRLPESVLLQTVTGDYVEDDIYYELLDPADIDMICRPDANAVFLVPWAIEPTAQVIHDTYDKQGNPIELSPRNVLKKVLKLYADKGWQPIVAPEMEFYLTKRSDDPDYPLQPPIGRSGRPETGRQSFSIEAANEFDPLFEDVYDWCELQELDLDTLIHEDGTAQMEINFRHGDALSLADQILVFKRTMREAALKHDVAATFMAKPMTGEPGSAMHLHQSIIDIETGKNVFSNEDGTMSQLFLHHIGGLQKLIPELLPLFAPNVNSFRRFLPDTSAPVNVEWGEENRTVGLRVPDAGPQNRRVENRLPGADANPYLAIAASLLCGYIGMVEGLNPSAPVVGRGYERRNLRLPLTIEDALERMESSATVEKYLGKKFITGYVAVKRAEHENFKRVISSWEREFLLFAV, from the coding sequence ATGAGTCACAACCTCGACCAGCTCACCGATTGGTTGAAAGACCACAAGATCACAGAAGTCGAATGCATGATCGCCGATTTGACCGGGATCACCCGGGGCAAGATTTCGCCGACCAACAAGTTCATTGCCGAAAAAGGCATGCGTCTGCCCGAGAGCGTTCTGTTGCAGACCGTGACTGGCGACTACGTCGAAGACGACATCTATTACGAACTGCTCGACCCGGCCGACATCGACATGATCTGTCGCCCGGATGCGAACGCCGTGTTCCTGGTGCCGTGGGCCATCGAGCCGACCGCCCAGGTGATCCACGACACCTATGACAAGCAAGGCAACCCGATCGAGCTGTCGCCGCGCAACGTGCTAAAAAAGGTGCTCAAGCTCTATGCCGACAAGGGCTGGCAGCCGATCGTGGCGCCGGAAATGGAGTTTTACCTGACCAAGCGCAGCGACGACCCGGACTATCCGCTGCAACCGCCGATTGGCCGTTCAGGTCGTCCGGAAACCGGTCGTCAATCGTTCTCCATTGAAGCGGCGAATGAATTTGATCCGCTGTTCGAAGACGTCTACGACTGGTGCGAATTGCAGGAGCTGGACCTCGATACGCTGATCCACGAGGACGGCACGGCGCAGATGGAAATCAACTTCCGTCACGGCGACGCCCTGTCCCTGGCCGACCAGATCCTGGTGTTCAAGCGCACGATGCGTGAAGCCGCGCTCAAGCACGATGTGGCCGCTACCTTCATGGCCAAGCCCATGACCGGCGAACCAGGCAGCGCGATGCACTTGCACCAGAGCATCATCGACATCGAGACCGGCAAGAACGTCTTCTCCAATGAAGACGGGACCATGAGCCAACTGTTCCTGCACCACATCGGTGGCCTGCAGAAACTCATCCCCGAGCTGTTGCCGCTGTTCGCACCGAACGTCAACTCGTTCCGCCGCTTCCTGCCGGACACTTCGGCGCCGGTGAACGTGGAGTGGGGCGAAGAGAACCGTACCGTGGGCCTGCGGGTTCCGGATGCCGGGCCGCAGAACCGTCGGGTGGAAAACCGCCTGCCGGGCGCCGATGCCAACCCGTACCTGGCGATTGCCGCGAGCCTGCTCTGCGGTTACATCGGCATGGTCGAAGGCCTGAACCCGAGTGCGCCGGTGGTGGGTCGTGGCTATGAACGCCGCAACCTGCGCCTGCCACTGACCATCGAAGACGCGCTGGAACGCATGGAAAGCAGCGCGACCGTCGAGAAATACCTGGGCAAGAAATTCATCACTGGCTACGTCGCGGTCAAGCGGGCCGAGCATGAAAACTTCAAGCGCGTGATCAGCTCCTGGGAGCGGGAATTCCTGCTCTTCGCCGTCTGA
- a CDS encoding polyamine ABC transporter substrate-binding protein yields the protein MKALGKKFAGKTLLAMSLMGMMAGAVQADDKVLHVYNWSDYIAPDTIANFEKESGIKVVYDVFDSNETLEAKLLAGKSGYDIVVPSNNFLAKQIKAGVYQKLDKSKLPNWKNLNPDLLKAVSVSDPGNEHAFPYMWGSIGIGFNAEKVKAALGADAPTNSWDLIFKPENAAKLKSCGISLLDSPTEMIPAALHYLGLPTDSQKKEDIDKAEALLLKVRPSIAYFHSSKYISDLANGNICVAVGYSGDVYQAKSRAAEAGDKVKVSYNIPKEGAGSFYDMVAIPKDAENVEGAYKFMTYLQKPEVMAAITNAVRFPNGNAAATPLVDKDITSDPGIYPSAEVQAKLYAIADLPAATQRILTRSWTKIKSGK from the coding sequence ATGAAGGCATTAGGAAAAAAGTTTGCTGGCAAGACTCTCCTCGCCATGTCCCTGATGGGCATGATGGCGGGCGCGGTGCAGGCGGACGACAAGGTCCTGCACGTCTATAACTGGTCCGACTATATTGCACCGGACACCATCGCGAACTTTGAAAAAGAGTCCGGGATCAAGGTGGTGTACGACGTTTTTGACAGCAACGAAACTCTGGAAGCCAAGTTGCTGGCAGGCAAGTCCGGTTACGACATCGTCGTACCGTCGAACAACTTCCTGGCCAAGCAGATCAAGGCCGGCGTTTACCAGAAGCTGGACAAGTCCAAACTGCCTAACTGGAAGAACCTGAACCCTGACCTGCTCAAAGCGGTATCGGTGAGCGACCCGGGCAACGAACACGCCTTCCCTTACATGTGGGGTTCGATCGGTATCGGCTTCAACGCCGAGAAGGTCAAGGCTGCATTGGGTGCCGACGCTCCAACCAACTCCTGGGACCTGATCTTCAAGCCTGAAAACGCCGCCAAGCTGAAGTCTTGCGGTATCAGCCTGCTGGATTCGCCAACCGAGATGATTCCGGCTGCGCTGCACTACCTGGGCCTGCCAACCGACAGCCAGAAGAAAGAAGACATCGACAAGGCTGAAGCGCTGCTGCTGAAAGTCCGTCCTTCGATCGCTTACTTCCACTCGTCCAAGTACATCTCCGACCTGGCCAACGGCAACATCTGCGTTGCAGTCGGTTATTCGGGTGACGTCTATCAGGCCAAGTCCCGTGCCGCTGAAGCTGGTGACAAGGTGAAAGTCAGCTACAACATTCCGAAAGAAGGTGCAGGCAGCTTCTACGACATGGTCGCCATCCCTAAAGATGCCGAAAACGTCGAAGGCGCCTACAAGTTCATGACCTACCTGCAGAAGCCGGAAGTCATGGCTGCTATCACCAACGCCGTGCGCTTCCCGAACGGTAACGCGGCCGCCACCCCACTGGTTGATAAAGACATCACCAGCGACCCGGGCATCTACCCGTCGGCGGAAGTGCAGGCCAAGCTGTACGCGATTGCCGACTTGCCGGCCGCGACCCAGCGGATCCTGACGCGCAGCTGGACCAAGATCAAATCGGGTAAATAA
- a CDS encoding aspartate aminotransferase family protein codes for MTSNNPQTREWQALSNDHHLAPFSDFKQLKEKGPRIITNAKGVYLWDSEGNKILDGMAGLWCVAIGYGRDELADAASKQMRELPYYNLFFQTAHPPVLELAKAIADIAPEGMNHVFFTGSGSEGNDTMLRMVRHYWAIKGQPKKKVIISRKNGYHGSTVAGASLGGMTYMHEQGDLPIPGIVHIAQPYWFAEGGDMTPEEFGVWAANQLEKKILEIGVDNVGAFIAEPIQGAGGVIIPPETYWPRIKEILAKYDILFVADEVICGFGRTGEWFGTDFYDLKPDMMTIAKGLTSGYIPMGGLIVRDEVVAVLNEGGDFNHGFTYSGHPVAAAVALENIRILREEKIIERVHAETAPYLQKRLRELNDHPLVGEVRGVGLLGAIELVQDKATRKRYEGRGVGMICRQFCFDNGLIMRAVGDTMIIAPPLVITPAEIDELVTKARKCLDLTLSALQG; via the coding sequence ATGACTAGCAACAATCCGCAAACCCGTGAATGGCAGGCCCTGAGCAACGATCACCACCTGGCCCCGTTCAGCGACTTTAAACAGTTGAAAGAGAAAGGCCCGCGCATCATCACCAATGCCAAGGGGGTTTACCTCTGGGACAGCGAAGGCAACAAGATCCTCGACGGCATGGCTGGCCTGTGGTGTGTCGCTATCGGCTACGGTCGCGATGAACTGGCTGATGCTGCCAGCAAACAGATGCGCGAGCTGCCTTACTACAACCTGTTCTTCCAGACCGCTCACCCGCCTGTGCTGGAACTGGCCAAGGCCATCGCCGACATCGCGCCGGAAGGCATGAACCACGTGTTCTTCACCGGTTCCGGCTCCGAAGGCAACGACACCATGCTGCGTATGGTTCGTCACTACTGGGCGATCAAGGGCCAGCCGAAGAAGAAAGTCATCATCAGCCGCAAGAACGGTTATCACGGTTCCACCGTGGCCGGCGCGAGCCTGGGTGGCATGACCTACATGCACGAACAAGGCGACTTGCCGATCCCGGGCATCGTCCACATCGCCCAGCCTTACTGGTTCGCTGAAGGCGGCGACATGACACCGGAAGAGTTCGGTGTGTGGGCGGCCAATCAGCTGGAAAAGAAAATTCTCGAGATCGGCGTCGACAACGTCGGTGCCTTTATTGCCGAGCCGATCCAGGGCGCCGGTGGCGTGATCATTCCGCCAGAAACCTACTGGCCGCGCATCAAGGAAATCCTCGCCAAGTACGACATTCTGTTCGTGGCTGACGAAGTGATCTGTGGTTTCGGCCGCACCGGTGAGTGGTTCGGTACCGATTTCTACGACCTCAAGCCCGACATGATGACCATCGCCAAGGGCCTGACTTCCGGCTACATCCCGATGGGTGGCCTGATCGTGCGTGACGAAGTGGTCGCGGTGCTCAATGAAGGCGGCGATTTCAACCACGGTTTCACCTATTCGGGACACCCGGTGGCCGCTGCAGTGGCGCTGGAAAACATCCGCATTCTGCGCGAAGAAAAAATTATCGAGCGCGTTCATGCTGAAACGGCACCCTATTTGCAAAAGCGTCTACGGGAACTGAACGATCACCCGTTGGTGGGGGAAGTGCGTGGGGTGGGCCTGTTGGGGGCCATCGAACTGGTTCAGGACAAAGCCACACGCAAGCGTTACGAAGGCCGGGGCGTCGGCATGATTTGCCGCCAGTTCTGCTTCGACAACGGCCTGATCATGCGCGCCGTGGGCGACACCATGATCATTGCTCCGCCGCTGGTGATTACACCGGCAGAAATCGATGAGTTGGTGACCAAGGCACGCAAGTGTCTGGACCTGACCCTGAGTGCGTTGCAGGGCTAA
- the ssuD gene encoding FMNH2-dependent alkanesulfonate monooxygenase — translation MSLNIFWFLPTHGDGHYLGTAEGARAVDHGYLQQVAQAADRLGFGGVLIPTGRSCEDSWLVAASLIPVTQRLKFLVALRPGIISPTVAARQAATLDRLSGGRALFNLVTGGDPEELAGDGLFLTHEERYQASVEFTRIWRRVLEGETVDYDGQHISVKGAKLLYPPIQQPRPPLYFGGSSEAAQDLAAEQVEMVLTWGEPPAAVAEKIEQVRAKAAKLGRTVRFGIRLHVIVRETNAEAWQAADRLISHLDDDTIARAQASLARFDSVGQQRMAALHGGSRDNLEVSPNLWAGVGLVRGGAGTALVGDGPTVAARVKEYADLGIDTFIFSGYPHLEESYRVAELLFPHLDIERPELPKSAGYVSPFGEMVANDILPKAASQS, via the coding sequence ATGAGCCTCAATATCTTCTGGTTCCTGCCTACCCACGGTGACGGCCATTACCTTGGCACCGCCGAAGGTGCTCGCGCCGTCGACCACGGTTATCTGCAACAGGTCGCGCAAGCGGCGGATCGACTGGGCTTCGGCGGGGTACTGATTCCCACCGGCCGCTCGTGCGAAGACTCGTGGCTGGTGGCCGCGTCGCTGATCCCGGTGACCCAGCGTTTGAAGTTTCTAGTCGCACTGCGCCCCGGGATCATTTCCCCGACGGTGGCCGCACGTCAGGCCGCGACCTTGGATCGTTTGTCGGGAGGTCGTGCGCTATTCAACCTGGTCACCGGCGGTGATCCGGAAGAATTGGCCGGCGACGGTTTGTTTCTGACTCACGAAGAACGCTATCAAGCCTCGGTGGAATTCACCCGCATCTGGCGCCGGGTGCTGGAAGGCGAAACCGTCGATTACGACGGTCAGCACATCAGCGTGAAGGGCGCCAAGTTGCTCTATCCGCCGATTCAGCAACCACGTCCGCCACTGTATTTCGGCGGCTCGTCGGAAGCGGCGCAAGACCTGGCGGCAGAGCAGGTGGAAATGGTCCTCACTTGGGGCGAACCGCCGGCCGCCGTTGCCGAGAAGATCGAACAAGTGCGTGCCAAAGCCGCGAAGCTCGGACGCACCGTGCGCTTCGGCATTCGTCTGCATGTGATCGTGCGCGAAACCAATGCCGAAGCGTGGCAAGCGGCGGATCGGTTGATCTCGCACCTGGACGACGACACCATCGCTCGCGCCCAGGCTTCTCTGGCGCGCTTCGACTCGGTCGGCCAGCAACGCATGGCCGCGTTGCATGGCGGCAGCCGTGACAACCTGGAAGTCAGCCCCAACCTGTGGGCCGGGGTCGGCCTGGTACGAGGCGGGGCGGGTACGGCGCTGGTGGGCGATGGTCCGACCGTGGCCGCTCGCGTGAAGGAATACGCCGACCTGGGCATCGACACCTTCATCTTCTCCGGTTATCCACACCTGGAAGAATCCTATCGCGTCGCCGAATTGCTGTTCCCGCATTTGGACATCGAACGTCCAGAGCTGCCGAAAAGTGCCGGTTACGTCAGCCCGTTCGGCGAGATGGTCGCCAACGACATTCTTCCCAAAGCCGCGTCCCAGAGCTGA
- a CDS encoding glutamine synthetase family protein gives MSVPPRAVQLNEANAFLKEHPEVLYVDLLIADMNGVVRGKRIERTSLHKVYEKGINLPASLFALDINGSTVESTGLGLDIGDADRICYPIPDTLCNEPWQKRPTAQLLMTMHELEGQPFFADPREVLANVVRKFDEMGLTICAAFELEFYLIDQENVNGRPQPPRSPVSGKRPHSTQVYLIDDLDEYVDCLQDILEGAKEQGIPADAIVKESAPAQFEVNLHHVADPIKACDYAVLLKRLIKNIAYDHEMDTTFMAKPYPGQAGNGLHVHISILDKDGKNIFASEDPEQNAALRHAIGGVLETLPAQMAFLCPNVNSYRRFGAQFYVPNSPCWGLDNRTVAIRVPTGAADAVRIEHRVAGADANPYLLMASVLAGVHHGLTNKIEPGAPVEGNSYEQNEQSLPNNLRDALRELDDSEVMAKYIDPKYIDIFVACKESELEEFEHSISDLEYNWYLHTV, from the coding sequence ATGTCGGTACCCCCGCGTGCCGTTCAGCTTAACGAAGCGAACGCGTTCCTTAAGGAACATCCTGAGGTTCTGTACGTTGACCTTCTGATTGCGGATATGAATGGTGTGGTGCGCGGCAAGCGCATCGAACGCACCAGCCTCCACAAGGTTTACGAGAAAGGCATCAACCTGCCGGCCTCTCTATTTGCTCTGGATATCAATGGCTCGACGGTGGAAAGCACCGGCCTGGGCCTGGACATCGGTGATGCTGACCGAATCTGCTATCCAATCCCTGACACCCTGTGCAACGAGCCTTGGCAGAAGCGCCCTACCGCGCAACTGTTGATGACCATGCACGAACTCGAAGGCCAGCCGTTCTTCGCCGATCCTCGGGAAGTGCTGGCCAATGTGGTTCGCAAGTTCGACGAAATGGGCCTGACCATCTGTGCCGCGTTCGAACTGGAGTTCTACCTGATCGACCAGGAGAACGTGAACGGTCGTCCGCAACCGCCACGCTCTCCAGTGTCCGGCAAACGCCCGCATTCGACACAGGTTTACCTGATCGACGACCTCGACGAATACGTCGATTGCCTCCAGGACATTCTGGAAGGTGCGAAAGAGCAAGGCATCCCTGCCGACGCGATCGTCAAGGAAAGTGCCCCGGCGCAGTTCGAAGTGAACCTGCACCACGTGGCCGACCCGATCAAGGCCTGCGACTACGCGGTCCTGCTCAAACGCCTGATCAAGAACATCGCCTACGACCATGAAATGGACACCACCTTCATGGCCAAGCCTTACCCGGGCCAGGCGGGCAACGGTCTGCACGTCCACATCTCGATTCTTGATAAAGACGGCAAAAACATTTTTGCCAGCGAGGATCCCGAGCAGAACGCCGCACTGCGTCACGCGATCGGCGGTGTGCTCGAGACCCTGCCGGCGCAGATGGCTTTCCTCTGCCCGAACGTCAACTCATACCGCCGTTTCGGTGCACAGTTTTACGTGCCGAACTCGCCGTGCTGGGGCCTGGACAACCGTACCGTAGCGATCCGCGTTCCAACCGGCGCCGCCGATGCCGTGCGCATCGAACACCGTGTGGCCGGCGCCGACGCGAACCCGTACCTGCTGATGGCTTCGGTCCTGGCAGGCGTGCACCACGGTCTGACCAACAAGATCGAACCCGGTGCACCCGTAGAAGGCAACTCCTACGAGCAGAACGAGCAAAGCCTGCCGAACAACCTGCGCGACGCATTGCGCGAGCTGGACGACAGCGAAGTCATGGCCAAGTACATCGATCCTAAATACATCGATATCTTCGTGGCCTGTAAGGAAAGCGAGCTGGAAGAGTTTGAACACTCCATCTCCGACCTTGAGTACAACTGGTACCTGCATACCGTGTAA